From the Pseudodesulfovibrio indicus genome, the window CAGGGCGCGCCGCTGGTTCTCGTCGTCGGTGGCCAGCTGGATGAGCGACAGGGCCACGGGCAGCATCATGGCGGCCACGGTGTGTTCGCCGATGAACGAGGCGAGCAGGCCGGAGAAGATGGAGAGCCCGAAGGCGATGGAGTAGGCGTTGTTGCCGGTGACCGAGACGATGAGCAGGGCCAGCCGCTTGTCCAGCTTCTGTTTGACCAGGGCCACGGCGAGCATGAGCGAGCCCATGATGAACAGGACCGAGTCCTTCATCAGCGACTTGGCCACCAGCGAGGAGTCCAGGCCGAGGAGGAAGACCTGGCCCAGGATGATGAGCAGGGCCACGGCGGGCAGGGGGATGGGCTCGGTAATGAACAGGATGGTCGCGCCCACGGTCATGACGAGCACGCGCCAGCCCTCCGGCGTGACCCCTTCCGGGGCGGGCAGGAGCATCATTGCGGCCTGGATGGCCAAGGTGAAGAAAAACCAGCGTTTTTCGCGTAGATAGTGAATCACGATACCGGAGACTATACACGCCTGCGCGGATTGTTGCCAGCCGAAAGCGCGGCCCGGACGGAACAATACCCCGGTTTGCAACGGGACGCGGATAGGGTATCGTTCGCGTCGCGGCACTGCCCGCACTTCCGACACCGAAACGAGGAGCGATCCCTTGAAACGCACACTGTCCGCCCTTTGCAGGAACGAGCCGGGCGTCCTGGCCATGATGGCCATGGAATGCGGCAAATATGACGCCAACATCCTTTCCCTGGCCGCCGGGGAGACGGAGAACCCCGAGGTTTCGCGCATCGTGCTCTGCGTGGACGGCGACGACGGGGCCATCGACGAGATCGGGCGCTACCTGGCGTCCCTGGACGCGGTCATCCAGCTCGACGACCTGTCGCGCAAGGATTTCGTGGACCGCGAGCTGGTCATGATCAAGGTGGCCACGGACCCGGCCCGGACCGGCCAGTTGATGCAGATCTTCGAGGTTTTCCGGGCCAACGTGGTGGGCATGGGCCAGGAGACCGTCACCGTGGAGCTGTCCGGCGACCAGGAGCGCGTGGACGGGCTGATCAAGATGCTCATCCCCTACGGCATCAAGTCCATGTGCCGGTCCGGGATGATCGCTCTCAAGCGCGGGGACGAATAGTGGCCGATTTCAAACCCATAGCCAGCCTGCACGAGCTGGTGGAGGCCGCCCTGGACCACGACGGCCCCATGCCCAAGGTGGCCATCGCCCGGTCCGCCGAGGGGTTCGTGCTCCGGGCCGGGCTGGACGCCCATGCGCGCGGCGTGGCCGAGCCGATCCTCATCGGCGACATGGACGAGACCCGGCGCATCGCGGACGAGCGCGGGCTGGACATCTCCCCGTTCCGGCAGATCCACGTCACCGACGACGCCGGGGCCGTGTTCGAGGCGGTCCGGCTGTTTCGCGAAGGCGAGGCCCAGCTGATCATGAAGGGGCTGGTCTCCACGGCCACCCTGCTCAAGGCGGTGCTCAACAAGGAGACCGGCGTGCCGCACCCCTCGCGCATCCTGAGCCACGTCTCGGTCTTCGAATCGCCCGTGGACAAGCGGCTGATGCTCATGACCGACCCCGGGGTGAACATCGCCCCCACCCTGCAACGCAAGGTGGACATCCTCAAGAACGCTCTGGACGTGGCCCGGACGCTGGGCCTGCGCGAACCGCGTTGCGCCATCCTGGCGGCAACGGAGAAAATCAATTATCCCGCCATGCCCGCCACTCTGGATGGGGATATCCTGACCAAGATGGCCCGCCAGGGCGAGTTCGGCGACGCCCGGGTGCTCGGCCCCCTGTCCCTGGACCTGGCCGTGTCCCGCGAGGTGGCGGCCACCAAGCGGTTCGACAGCCCGGTGGCCGGCAACGCGGACATCCTGGTGACCCCGGACATCGAGGCGGGCAACGTGCTCTACAAGGCGCTGTCCACCCTGTGCGGCTGCACCATGGCCGCCGTGGTGGTGGGCAGCCGGGTGCCGGTGGTGGTCCCGTCGCGCGGCGATTCGGATGCGTCCAAGTTCCACTCCATCGCCCTGGCCTCGGTCCTGGCCCGGAGGAATGCATGAGCATCCTGGTCATCAACCCCGGTTCCACCTCCACCAAGCTGGCATTATTCGAGAATTCCCTGCCCGTGGGCGAGCCTTTGGCCCTGGCCGAGGTCCAGCACCTGCGCGAGGAGCTGGCCCCGTTCGAGCGGGTGGCGGACCAGTTCGACCTGCGTTTGCGCGACGTGACCGCCTTCCTCGACCGCGAGGGGGTGGACACCGGCGACATCGAGGCCTTGTCCGTGCGCGGTGGCCTGCTGCGCGCCCTGCCGGGCGGTGTTTACGAAGTGTCCGACGAAATGGTCCACGACCTGGCGAACGCAACGTATGGCGAGCACGCCTGCAACCTCGGCGGGATGCTCGGCCTGGCCCTGTCCCGCAAGTGGGGAGCGCCCGCCTTCGTGGTGGACCCGGTGGTCACGGACGAGCTCATGGACGAGGCGCGGCTGACCGGCATGCCGGGGCTGAACCGGCGCAGCCTGTTCCACGCCCTGAACCAGCGGGGTACGGCACGGCTGGTTGCACGCAGGCTCGGTATCGAGTACGAGGACGCGAACTTCATCGTCTGTCACATTGGGGGCGGCATCTCCATCGGCGCGCACCGACACGGCCGGGTGGTGGATGTGATCAACGCCCTGGACGGCGAGGGTCCGTTCTCGCCGGAGCGGACCGGCTCCCTGCCCCTGGTGCCGGTCCTGGACATGATCGCGCGCGGCGAGCGCACCCCGGCGGAGCTCAAGGAGACCATCCTGCGTCACGGCGGGCTGATCGCCCATCTGGGAACCAACGACCTGCGCGAGGTCCTGGCCCGGGTGGAGGACGGCGACGAACGGGCGGAGCTGGTCTACCGCAGCATGGGCTACAACATCGCCCGGTGCATCGCGTCCATGGGACCCGCCCTGGCGGGCGACCAAGGCGGGCTCGACCTGGCCGCCGTGGTCCTGACGGGCGGCCTGGCGCGCAGCCGGACCCTGGTGGACGACCTGACCCGCCGCCTGTCCTGGCTCGCGCCCATCGAGGTCATCCCCGGCGAGGCCGAAATGGCCGCCCTGGCCGGCGGGGCGATTCGTGTCCTGTCCGGGAGGCTCCCTCTTCAGGCCTACGTTATTGACTAGGCAATCAGTTGTTATTTGTAACATATCGGGCTAGCGTGCCGTGAACCGCCCAGGGGGAGTGTTTCAGGGGCGTGACGGGCGGTGGATATATCTTTTAAGGACAAGATTGCATGGGTTCTTTGTTTTCCAAATCCTCGACGTTGCGGAAAAGCGTTCGGATCACGGATGAAGAGTTTGTCGAGCTGCGCGACTTCATCTATGAAAAGAGCGGCATTTTCGTTGACGTCAAGCGTAAGTACCTGTTCGAGAACCGGTTCTCCAAACGGCTTGGAGAGCTGGGGCTGACCAGCTTTTCCGACTACGTCAAGTATCTCAAGCTCGACCGCCAGAACCAGGAACTCAAGCAGCTCTTCGAACTGGTCACCACCAACGAGACCAGTTTCTGCCGGGACATGAAGCAGCTCTCCGCCTTCCAGGAGGTCATCCTCAAGGAAAAGCTGGAAGAGCAGCGCAGGGCCGGACGGTATGAACTGAACATCTGGTCCGCGGGGTGCTCTTCCGGCGAGGAGCCCTATACCCTGGCCATCCTCCTGCTGGAGACCCTCAAGATGGAATACGCCCGGTGGCGGATCAACATCACCGCCGTGGACCTCTCCGAGGAGATGATCAACCGCGCCCGAAGCGGCGTCTACGGCGAATACGCCTTCAAGACCACCCCGGAAGAGATCCGGTCACGGTACTTCAAGCCGGTCCCGGCGGGCTGGGAGATCGACCCCCGGCTCAAGCGGCTGGTCAACTTCACCCAGATGAATCTCAACGACCCCCTGGCCCTGAAACGGGTGCCGAGGTCGCACATCGTCTTCTGCCGAAACGTGATCATCTATTTCGACGATGCCATGAAGCGCAAGGTGGTGCAGGCGTTCTACGACAACCTGCTCCCCGGCGGCTACCTGCTCGTGGGCCATTCGGAGTCCCTGCACAAGGTTTCCCAGACGTTCAAGCCGGTTCACCACGCAGGCGCCATCGCATACAAGAAGGAAGAGTAGGGAAGACCCCGCTATCGGAGGATGTTGTTTTGGGTATCAAGGGCTTTGATGAGCTGAAGGCGGGCATGGTCCTGGCCTCGGATCTGGTCTCCAAGGACGGCAGGCTGCTCTTCAAGGGCGGCACCGAACTCGAAGAGCGTCATTTGGCCTTGCTCAAACGCGTGGGCGTGAACCAGGCCGACGTGGAAGCGGGCCTCGACGAGTTGAGCGAGGACACCCTGCGCGAAATCGAGGAATACGTCCGGGAATTCTTCCTCTACGCCAACCCGGACTCCGCGCCGGTCATCGAAATGTACCGCATCGCCCTGGAACTCACCGCCCGCGCCGTGGCCGGGGGGTGGGAACTGCCCGACCTCGACCGGCGCCGCGCCACCAGCGTCGAACACCTCGAAGACATCTTCATCCGGGGCATGGGCTCGCCCGGAACCATCGTCAAGCACGAGACCGAACTGGCCAGCTTCCCGGACATCTTCTTCCGCATCAAGGAGGTCCTCGAAGACGGGGCCGCCTCCGCCGACCGCATCGCCAAGGTCGTCAGCACCGACATGAGCCTGTCCGCCAAGCTCATCAAGCTCGTCAACAGCCCGCTCTACGGCTTCCCCCAGACCATCGACTCCATCACCCGCGCCGTGGCCCTGGTGGGCGGCAAGGAGCTCTCCACCCTCGCCCTGGGCATCTCCGCCATCAACTACTTCAAGGACATCCCGCCCGAACTCGTGGACATGCAGAGCTTCTGGCGGCACTCCATCACCTGCGGCATCTTCGCCAAGATGCTCGCCGCCACACAGACCGGACTGTCCCCTGAACGGTTCTTCATCGGCGGCCTGCTCCACGACGTCGGCAGGCTCATCCTGTTCAAGAAACTGCCCTACGCCTCCACCGAGGCCATGCTCTTCGCCCGCGAAAACTGCATCCCCCTGGTCGAGGCCGAAATGTCCGTCATGGAATTTTGCCATACCGACATCAGCAAGCCGCTGCTCACCGCCTGGAAGTTCCCCGAAGGGCTCTCCAACATGATCAACTACCACCACAACCCCATGGAGTTCCCCAACCCCCTGGAGCCGGCCGTCATCCACGTGGCGGACAACTTGACCAACGCCGTGGAGATCGCCAAAGGCGGCATGTACGTCATGCCCGGGCTCGACGAGAACGCCTGGAACCTCCTCGGTCTCGACCCCGAATCCGCCCTGGAAAATATCGTCAACAAGTACGCCGAACAGATCGATATCGTCATGGGGGCGTTCTTCTAGCGAAGGGACGGGTTGCGGTCGAAAGAGGCCTCCGGCGGGCAGGGCGCTGCCCTGCACCCGCTTAAGAACCTTTTGAAAAAGGTTCTTAAGAATCTCCAAAACTTTTTGGCGCTCGCTTCGCTCGAAGGCGTGCGGATGGGCGATTTCGGGCGGAAAGAACGGACGGTACGGCGTGCCTCTTCATCGGACGAGGCACGCCGTTTTTTCCGTCCGAAATCGCGGGGTGTTGTTCGGAAGGGGCTGAATTTGGTTGGGAGGGTGTAGGAAAAAATCGCACAATCAGGCTATTGCGTTCCGTTTGTTCGCTCCCGGCCAATCCCTCCGAGAAGCGTTCTGTGCCCGCGCGCTCCGCCCCGCG encodes:
- the ilvN gene encoding acetolactate synthase small subunit, which produces MKRTLSALCRNEPGVLAMMAMECGKYDANILSLAAGETENPEVSRIVLCVDGDDGAIDEIGRYLASLDAVIQLDDLSRKDFVDRELVMIKVATDPARTGQLMQIFEVFRANVVGMGQETVTVELSGDQERVDGLIKMLIPYGIKSMCRSGMIALKRGDE
- a CDS encoding bifunctional enoyl-CoA hydratase/phosphate acetyltransferase → MADFKPIASLHELVEAALDHDGPMPKVAIARSAEGFVLRAGLDAHARGVAEPILIGDMDETRRIADERGLDISPFRQIHVTDDAGAVFEAVRLFREGEAQLIMKGLVSTATLLKAVLNKETGVPHPSRILSHVSVFESPVDKRLMLMTDPGVNIAPTLQRKVDILKNALDVARTLGLREPRCAILAATEKINYPAMPATLDGDILTKMARQGEFGDARVLGPLSLDLAVSREVAATKRFDSPVAGNADILVTPDIEAGNVLYKALSTLCGCTMAAVVVGSRVPVVVPSRGDSDASKFHSIALASVLARRNA
- the buk gene encoding butyrate kinase translates to MSILVINPGSTSTKLALFENSLPVGEPLALAEVQHLREELAPFERVADQFDLRLRDVTAFLDREGVDTGDIEALSVRGGLLRALPGGVYEVSDEMVHDLANATYGEHACNLGGMLGLALSRKWGAPAFVVDPVVTDELMDEARLTGMPGLNRRSLFHALNQRGTARLVARRLGIEYEDANFIVCHIGGGISIGAHRHGRVVDVINALDGEGPFSPERTGSLPLVPVLDMIARGERTPAELKETILRHGGLIAHLGTNDLREVLARVEDGDERAELVYRSMGYNIARCIASMGPALAGDQGGLDLAAVVLTGGLARSRTLVDDLTRRLSWLAPIEVIPGEAEMAALAGGAIRVLSGRLPLQAYVID
- a CDS encoding CheR family methyltransferase, whose amino-acid sequence is MGSLFSKSSTLRKSVRITDEEFVELRDFIYEKSGIFVDVKRKYLFENRFSKRLGELGLTSFSDYVKYLKLDRQNQELKQLFELVTTNETSFCRDMKQLSAFQEVILKEKLEEQRRAGRYELNIWSAGCSSGEEPYTLAILLLETLKMEYARWRINITAVDLSEEMINRARSGVYGEYAFKTTPEEIRSRYFKPVPAGWEIDPRLKRLVNFTQMNLNDPLALKRVPRSHIVFCRNVIIYFDDAMKRKVVQAFYDNLLPGGYLLVGHSESLHKVSQTFKPVHHAGAIAYKKEE
- a CDS encoding HDOD domain-containing protein encodes the protein MGIKGFDELKAGMVLASDLVSKDGRLLFKGGTELEERHLALLKRVGVNQADVEAGLDELSEDTLREIEEYVREFFLYANPDSAPVIEMYRIALELTARAVAGGWELPDLDRRRATSVEHLEDIFIRGMGSPGTIVKHETELASFPDIFFRIKEVLEDGAASADRIAKVVSTDMSLSAKLIKLVNSPLYGFPQTIDSITRAVALVGGKELSTLALGISAINYFKDIPPELVDMQSFWRHSITCGIFAKMLAATQTGLSPERFFIGGLLHDVGRLILFKKLPYASTEAMLFARENCIPLVEAEMSVMEFCHTDISKPLLTAWKFPEGLSNMINYHHNPMEFPNPLEPAVIHVADNLTNAVEIAKGGMYVMPGLDENAWNLLGLDPESALENIVNKYAEQIDIVMGAFF